Part of the Cuniculiplasma divulgatum genome, AACTGGATAAAAAAGTAATATTAAAAATTGTTTTCATGAATGCTTATTAATGCATATCATCGAAAATCTGAGCTTCTTTTTTCACAGATTTTAACAGTTCAAGCCTCCTTAAGCTCCTTTCTTCACCGGACTTGAATCTATCCTTTGAATCGTCGTCATCAAGTATCAATCCTGGAACTGGAGATGGTCTCCCATCTACATCAACAGCCACATAAGTGAGGTAAGCTTTTGTGGTAAACCTTTCCTTCCCTGAAAGTGCATCCTGTGCAGAAACATCTACTTCTATTTCCATTGTCGTCTTGGTTGTGTAATTAACCCTTCCCTTCATATTGACAATGAACCCAAGGTGTATGGGCGCAAGAAAGAATAAACTATCAATACTTCCAGTGACTGTTCCCTGTCTGCAATGCTTAAATGCAACTATTGATGCCACGTTATCTATCCATTCCATTAATCTACCACCATAAAGAGCATTGAATACATTGGTATCTGCTGGAAGAACCAGTCTCTCTATCTGTGTATAACTTTCTTTCCAAGATTTTGATTTTATTTCCATGTGTACGTATCGATTGATTTAATTTAAAGAAATCATATTGGATCTATGGATGAAAGTAGATTAAAGGAAAAAGCCGCTGTAAAAGCAATCCCATATGTTCCAAAAGAAGGTTTTGTTGGTATCGGTACCGGATCAACAGTAAAATTCCTTATCAAACTTTTAGTTGAGGAATCCAGGAAATATTCTGATGTTACATTTGTTCCAACCTCCCTGGAAACTATGTATTTGTTGAATTCTGGTGGATTAAGGACATCTACTGAATTTCACGGGAGTATTGCAATAGACATAGACGGAGCTGATGAGATTGATCCAAATGGAAATTTAATTAAGGGAGGGGGTGCAGCTCTAACCAGAGAAAAGATTGTAGCGGCAAACAGTCAAAAGTTAATTATAATAGCCGATCAGAGCAAACTAGTAAATAAGCTTGGAAAATTCAAGGTTCCTGTTGAGATACTACCATTTTTGGCAGAACAGACAATTCAAAATATTGAAAATAAGGGTTGCAAAGTAACCCTGAGACCAGAAAATAAAAACAGAAGCGACAACGGTAATATTGTTATTGATTCGGATTTTGGATTGATCGATAATGTTCAGGATATTCAAACAAAGTTGAAAATGATACCTGGGGTTGTGGAAGTGGGCATATTTCATGGGATGACATGGAAAACCATAGTTGGTAAGAATAGTGGTGTAGAGGAAATTAATTATAAATGAGTCAAAATATATAATAAAATCTTAGAATACTGGAAAATTTAAAATGTAGTTAGAAATAAGGTATTGAATTTTCGGAGTGTCCTTTTGATGCAAAACAGTGGTCTTGATGTTGATCTAGATCGAGTATTCGATCGAAAAATAGTAACGGCTTTGGTGGGTATGAGGGTAGAAATTAATAGAGTGGAAAATATTGCTGCCGAAATAGTGTCAGAACCACACGTTGAGGATGTATTTGTTGTAACCGGCGATTTTGACATTATAGTAAAGGTGAGATTTCCAGATTATAACGAGTTTCAAAAATACATTCTGAACAGGCTCAGTAAAATATCTGGAGTTAGAGATTCAAAGACCATGATGGTTGTAAGCATCAAGAAGGAAAATAAGAGAGTGTTTGTGGAGTGATTTATATGGATTCGAATTTGTTTAACGAAGTAATGTATTTGCTTGAAGAAATGTCGCTAGATACGTCAGTGCCAAAAAATGTAAGGAAGAATGCTTCTGATGCCAAAACAAAGCTTGAGAATCAGAAAACAAGCTTAGATATAAGGTGTGCAACCGCAATTTCCATGCTGGATGAAATTTCGAACGATCCAAATGTTCCTTCACATGGAAGGGCATCCCTGTACACTATCATAAGTAAACTAGAGGCACTTGCAAAGAGTTAGAGGAAAGAATAAATAATATTCAACATATTTTGAGAAGAATATATATATTATAATTATATTATTATGTGATAACAATGACGTTAACAGAAGAAGCAAATAAATTAGCCAAAATTCTGATTGTTTCTAACATTCCCAGAAGCGTTGCATACACACTCGTTTACACAAGAGGGAAGGAAGAAGTAACCAGTATTGAGATTGAACGCGAGGCTGGTCTCAGGCAGCCTGAAGTGTCTATTGCCATGCAATGGCTTAGAAGAAGAGGATGGATAAATAAACGTAACATGAAGAAAGAAGGCAAAGGAAGACCAGTTCATGGGTACAGATTATCAAAGGATTTTGATGAAATACTTGAAGAGATTATTCAGGATCTCACCACTCAGATCGATGATATAAAGAAAAATATTCAGGATCTTGCAAAATTTAAAACTGCTTAAAATTACATTTAAAAATTTACTTCTTAATTTTTACCATTTAATTTTTCGTTTGCTTTGCATATGGCCCTGATCACTCCAAGATGGGTGATTGCCTGTGGAAAGTTACCAAGTTGTTCCCCTGTTTCCATATCAATTTCTTCAGAAAATAGATGGAGGTGGTTTCCCTTACTTATTAGTGTTTCCAAAACATGTTTTGCTTTTTCAACATTACCCTGTTCAGAAAGGATCTCTGCATACCAGAATGAAGTCAGTAGGAATGCATTGTCCTTGCAGTTGAATCCATCATCGTTATTATATCTCCTCATAAGGTAATCTTTCCCCATTAATTCTTTTTCAATCCTGTTCACAGTTGACTTAATTCTAGTATCATTGGAGTCGAGAAATCCTGTAAGTGATATTCTTAAGAGAGAACTATCAACATCTTTGGAGCCATAGTACTGTACAAATGACTGTGTTTCTTTATCCACCCCATTCTGTAATATATCTGATTTGATTTCGTTCATCTCCTT contains:
- a CDS encoding acyl-CoA thioesterase, translated to MEIKSKSWKESYTQIERLVLPADTNVFNALYGGRLMEWIDNVASIVAFKHCRQGTVTGSIDSLFFLAPIHLGFIVNMKGRVNYTTKTTMEIEVDVSAQDALSGKERFTTKAYLTYVAVDVDGRPSPVPGLILDDDDSKDRFKSGEERSLRRLELLKSVKKEAQIFDDMH
- the rpiA gene encoding ribose-5-phosphate isomerase RpiA, giving the protein MDESRLKEKAAVKAIPYVPKEGFVGIGTGSTVKFLIKLLVEESRKYSDVTFVPTSLETMYLLNSGGLRTSTEFHGSIAIDIDGADEIDPNGNLIKGGGAALTREKIVAANSQKLIIIADQSKLVNKLGKFKVPVEILPFLAEQTIQNIENKGCKVTLRPENKNRSDNGNIVIDSDFGLIDNVQDIQTKLKMIPGVVEVGIFHGMTWKTIVGKNSGVEEINYK
- a CDS encoding Lrp/AsnC family transcriptional regulator, with protein sequence MQNSGLDVDLDRVFDRKIVTALVGMRVEINRVENIAAEIVSEPHVEDVFVVTGDFDIIVKVRFPDYNEFQKYILNRLSKISGVRDSKTMMVVSIKKENKRVFVE
- a CDS encoding UPF0147 family protein, producing the protein MDSNLFNEVMYLLEEMSLDTSVPKNVRKNASDAKTKLENQKTSLDIRCATAISMLDEISNDPNVPSHGRASLYTIISKLEALAKS
- a CDS encoding ArsR family transcriptional regulator produces the protein MTLTEEANKLAKILIVSNIPRSVAYTLVYTRGKEEVTSIEIEREAGLRQPEVSIAMQWLRRRGWINKRNMKKEGKGRPVHGYRLSKDFDEILEEIIQDLTTQIDDIKKNIQDLAKFKTA